A segment of the Anguilla anguilla isolate fAngAng1 chromosome 6, fAngAng1.pri, whole genome shotgun sequence genome:
aatctctgaACCAGAAAAGAAACGTATTGAAaaactgacagactgacagctAGCTGCCAGAAGGGTGCTATCGAGAACGACCGTTACAAATACACTATATGCAAAAATGTGGAATTCAAATACCAAATCTCACATACTTTACTGCATCGCAATTGCACTACCAGCTAAAACCATACAACCGTCAGAGCAAACCAATTATTACTGAAAGCTACCTAGCGAGCTAACAGCTGTAACTTGAAAGCGTTATGAAACTGCCCTGTCAGACAGTATCTTGCCGAATACATGTAAAGTTAAATTTATGCACACACCGCATTGATACTGCCTCACGATGAGCTAAAGGAAAGCAGAATGTAACATTCCAATACAAAAACTCCAGATAAAGACCTTAAAAATGAGTGAATtagaaaatgtgtaaattacCTTTAGAACAAGCTAATCCGCTACCTGCCTTTTTTCACACTACCAATGTCCCATAGAAGCGAAATTTCCCATAACCCATTGCGACAGTTTCCATTGGATACTCATGTGACCACATAGGGCAGGTTCACCAAACGTAATTTCCTGTAGTGCTTCTTATTTGGataattttctgttttactgttcGGTAATATTTTTTACTGATATACAACGCAAAATATTTCCTGCATTATTAAAAGGataattttattcaaaatatttatatttcatgttgGGTTTAATATGTTGCTTACAGCATTATTActggcattttaaatgaagagaaGTTGGCTATATATTCTGTGCAATGCACGtatattacagtattttttGACGTCATTTATAGATACATTGAAGATGTAATCCTTATATTTTGGATTTCATAAATACACTGACTTAATGCAAGAAATAGGAACATTAGATTGAAATTTGATATTTGTATTAtgaatttggatttgagatcaaaagataaACATGAGACAAATGCATATGTCATGGTATTTACATATGCTATGCAAAAGTTAATAGATTGACAGGTATTAATTTTTCCTCAGATGTTTCATTTTGCACGGATAGTTCACGTGTAGTGAGTGTCTAGTCATGATTTTagcttttgttttcatctgtggagattgTATTTGGAGTCAGAGGCATACACCTGCATAATATATAATCTGAGAGGACAGAAGAATTTAGTCAGAAGAGTAGCAGCTTCTTTGCACCTTGTGTATATTGTTGAGGTGTTACATCCAATAGCTTACACCTGTTTATTGTAACGCAGGTGGATTCTGGGTCGTAACATAAATGTTTAGTAATTCATATCATACAACAATGTGTTGTGCATGGAacaccaaaaacattttaagtggctgcttttattaaattaataagtCCCCAGAGTGTGCATCCATCAAAGTCAGAAAAATCCAAGACTTATCTTATGAAATGTGATCCATTAGTCCAAAGAACATCtgcttgcaaaaataaataatcaggaCACCAGTCACAGATTTCATTCTCCATCAGGGGGCAGTGGTGCAAACCTATGGCAGTCAGAGCTCTGTAGAAAACAATGTTGTCAGGTTTTCCCATAGTGGAATGCAAGGACCCCAGGTTACCTAGTCAAAAATCTTTTAAgaatattttgcttatttttagttcttgtataaatattttaatataaatatataatattttagactgtcaattaaaataaaccTTGTCTGGTATACACATTCTCTCCGACATTCTCAAGAAATTGTAATTCTAAAGTGATAATTATTtggaaattataataattacactattattataaaattgaaattacattattttatactgGTACAATAGCTCATAATTCTATTTCCCAAAATTACAGATGTCAAAATGATTGGCACTCCTGTTTTCAGTATGTTATGAACCCTCCCTTGAGGATAAAATGACTGAGTCATCTATGGTGAGGGACGGGCATTGCAAAACCATAATTTTGTTGTTAGTTAACCATTTATGACCTGGTTTTTTATCTATGATCTGCTAACTGTCTCGCAGCCCAATTTGGACTCATCTGACCATGGCACCTTGTTCCAGAAGGACTTTAGCACTGGCAAGTATTgcttacaaaatattttaaaaagttaaagacaaagaaCACCACACTTAAACAGGGGCCTATGCAGGCAGTCTGGTAATAGTTTatcaacaagaaaaaacattaagcTTTGACAATCCAACAGACAAAATCAGCAGCTGTCAGTCTTCATGAAACGACAAACTTGTGAACTGTCTAAATGTAGTACAATTAACCTTCCTATGATCACAATGGAGGCTGACCAGTTAGCAGGAGGCCATAATGCATATACTATTTTGTGAGATTCCCTTTTGTTTAACTGTGATACATCACAAACACCATTTAGAGGAACATATATTAtagtacacatacagtatcatATACTCATACACCACCAGTGGCAAAATAATCTTGTGGTTATAATTCCAGGCCTGTGTCCAGCACAGAACTGGTTTCATCAGGCAGGAGTTATTTACATATTCAAAGTCCCAGTGTGTGTGATCTtccaaaacagaagacattttccATTGTTGAAATGAAACTGATGCATTTCTTTAGCACAccttatatatttttaagataaATCTTGTTGCTAAAATGTCAAGACAAAGCTTAACAGGGTAATAAActcaaaatcatttattttgagttCAAAAGCGTATAAAGAGTATACTGTCTCACATCGTATTAGTCCTGTAAGAAACACAACAAATCCGCCGCCTGGACCggatattttttttcctatagGTTAGTTCAGCAATAAATCCTTTTCCTTGCTGTGTTCCTCTTCCATTTTCTATATCTTTCTTTAACTCTCTATTTGGCATTTGAGCAGTTCGTTTAGTAGTTAGTAGTACCATTACCATTTTATAGTTCAATTATTGTTAAAATTTAGGTAGTTAGACTATTGTTTATAATTGTACATACTGTAGCTTTTCCAATTGTAATGTTaggtttttttatgtttaatgtttttaagctGTCTAGctgttttctaattttagttgagatggctactgtagcatgggtttAACTAGTCCATGGTTGTCAGTGCACCAAGCTACTCACAAAATGACATTGTTAATAATAAGATTGCTTCTGCAATTGAATTGAAGTGAAAGCACTCAGCTAGCTATGGTTAGTCTACGTTTCATGGTCATGGCTCATAATTTAGTTGAAGTGGTTCCTTACCAGGGGAGTAAATAAGATATTAGGGAAGTTCTAACTGTATGATTCAGAAAATCATACAGTTAGAACATTCATGTGTCTACTCTGTAACCACATAAGGATAGCACTTGATTACTATTCAGTCTATTTTTCCAACATACCTTTGTAAACAACTGACTTTAGGAAACAACGATTGAAGGAAATTAGCTgacattataataaaatagcaattacaGCTAGCATGATCAACGGTAGGTCCCTATTCAGAACAGTGATAGACATGGGATTTTTTTCTTGACACGCACAGGACTGTTTTAACCCTTGCTGGCTCCGCCTACATGCCTATGTTGTCAACTGCTTCTATTGCCCCTCCTTTCTCCCCCGCCCCTCGGTGCTCTCACTCTCAACCCCAATttgcatcttttaaaattgGCTGGTGTTGCTGTAGACTTGCTGTAACACTTCATACACAAATATTCCCAGAAAGAACTCCAGGGCACAATCCTGTTGACTGTGCATCAACAGAAACAACATTACTATGTTCAGAGGCATATACAGTAGTTGAAAAAACACATCAGTTTTTTATCCTTTGTGTCCTAGACTaatcaatgcaaatatttctcAGCCATGTTCATCTTAAAGTACAACGGACAGTCATATGTAGTATGTTCCATATCAACCCTTAATTTAAACAGTACATTCAGTATGTCAGAGTTTCCCTCATTACTCTGCCATAAAACTTAGACAGGCAATTCTAGGAGACTACATACATAAGccctttcattttgtttacagtaaataaaacaaatgtgtgttcaaatgttttcatatcTGTAAATTACAACTGATGTAGTTTATTTTTGGATTAAAGGCTGAGGTATAAGAATGAATACCAAAGTGGAAGTATACTGTCTCCTCCAGTTAGAATTCTGTTTCTTAATCACAGACTGACGGAAGTAACAGTTGGCTGAAGAATATCCAGTATATTAGTGTGAAACAATCAGCTCAGCTGACATGCAAAATTGAAATTTGTCCACTAAGAACACAAGTATGCAAAGGGAAACAACTGCAGGAATTGGTATAATGGCTCTGCCAAATAAGTCATGCGCTCTTAAGGGTAAGGTGTCAAATTCCACTGTTCCTCAGAGAATATTTACAGAACATAAATCAAACGACCACTGGCAAGGTTTAGAGGCCTAATTCCATGTGTAAGTATCAATAAACAGTGTCCGCGCTGTTTGGGTCACTCTTCTTAAACAAAGGAGCTGTCCATgagataaaataatacataaatacagaaaaaaacccacaagTTCTGCCATCCACTTCTTCCATAAAATCCACATTAGTGGTTAATCCTGGTTAGTGTTAGCCACCAATCAATGAGTTAAAGTTGCATGGGAAGAGCTTTGTCTTGGAAACAGTCTGTAGAATCTGTCATTGCTTGTCTCGGTCTCTCCCAGCAGAACAGACAGGGCTGACTGCCCCACGCTTATTCCACCTTCCTGTTTACATACGTTTGCAGCTTGGGCCGTTGCCCAGAATGTAGCACCTTGAAGCACCCCCGAGCAATCTTGTGCATCCACATAAGGTTCATGACATCCAGGCAGAAGCTGGAGAGAATCCAGGCAATGCGACCACCCAAGGACACCCTGTAGATGGCCTGCATGCCTAACACAGAGTACATGCGGCCATAGTAGACAGGCATGACCATGATCCTCACCAGGAAGAACGTGGTCGCCATCAGAACTCCATTAGCCAGGTTCGGTTTGGAGGATTTGGGGTAACCCAACACCTCAAACAACCAGCTGCATGGAAAAGAGAGTTATGACTACAAGTATAAACTGGATATCTGATCAGGACCCttgagaaaacatatttttgtctaAAAACATCTGAGGCAGAGGGTCACAAACACATGGCATACAGACCATCCGACAGGACAATGTTTAATCTAAATGTTACACTTCAGAAAAACATTAGCAGATCTAAGAGCACCTACCGCTGGTTGACACAAGGAGTAGAGAACTCTGCAAGCTGACGGAAGTTAGCAAAATAAGGCAACATTCCTTTACCCTAAAGTAACAGGGCACAGAGAAAAAATCGACATCGTAAATTATTTGACATGACCAGAGGAAACAATCAAAGACAGACCACATCACCCTCAACCTGCAATagaatgaacataaaataaaataagccatCATCATATCTGTTGTCTCAGAAAAATACAATGATTTCATATATTAAGAATAAAGGTATTTATTTGAGGATATGGAATatgtcatcatcataatcatgtTTGTCCATCTGTACTGAAAGCTAGCTAGACAGATGCAACAGAATGTCATGAAGCTAAACtagctacattttaaataattcagaagATACTAGATTCTGattgtgtgcatattttttcagctaAATGTAGTTGCTATGAATACATGACTGATATAACATCTAACTAGCTATTTTTTGCGCAGCAAAAATGTGAACTCTATGCACCAAGCTGGTGTTTGTACAGCCTTTAGAAAAGCAATAGTTCACCATAAACAGCTGTGGGATTGCTATAACTGTATAGCAATCCTACACAACAACTTCACTAGCTGAAATGTAGGGGGGCATGTCTTAATAAGACCTCAATTTCCCTTTCTGCCATTGAAACCAGGAGAATaatatacaacaaataaaacacagcataCAGCTATGGAAATTAAACGATGCATACTTACTTGACTGCTGAGACAGACATCACACATATTAAAAGTTGAGGACAAGATCTTTCAACAATGTGCACTTGTACTTCTACATACTGCTAAGTCCCTAACGTTACTGGGCAGAGCATCTGCTCAGCACACCACAACAGCAATAACTGCAGGCAAGAGGAGAACAGAGCCTGTCTAGAAGGATCATTGACTTTCCTTGGCCTTCCGAAACATAGACTTTGATTTGATAGTTCATGGTTTTCCAATGAGGTGCCAGGCCAGTCAGGTAACTATATAGTCAAGCATGGACAGTGAGACAAAAAAAGGTGcagctactgctactactatagCTGGCTGGATTAACTTCAACAGAATTAATTTGCATGACCAAGGTACATCTGTGCCCTGGAgcaaatcaacatttgtccttaacgtTGACTtgcaattaaatgtgttttgtgatttgaatttttggattttttatttttttttccttttttgtcttACTCATCATGTCAGATTGGTGATCACTAATTctaagaaaaaatgttttctgagtaACAGAAAAAAGGGACACTTACTCAGTTTCAAAAAGTCTAGTAGGGATCAAGGATACCCTATCAAACTCTACTAGAGTTgagttaacactgaacatttaactGTGATAATGCAGTCACCATGCACTACgcgcaaaaaaaacaaccaccaaccccatcatcatcatcatcaccagtgCCTGTAACCAAGACTGCTCTGGACAGATATGAATGTAATGGAACAGCTGTGGGTTAAGCACACTGGGAGAGGAGTCCACATATCATTATAATCTGCACAGAAAAACACTTATTGTAAAATCTACTCTGATTATTTAACTCTGAGAACATTTAGTCCCTATCAAACAGGGTTGATTTAACTCAAGATTTGTTGTATGAACACCATCTTTGATTGATACAACTCAACAAAGACCAAATTACATCGTTCTGAGTTAAAggtatgtcatttaaaaaatgaacggACATGCCCTCTTTAATTCTTAAGAAAATACATCTCCTATTATGGCCTGTAAGACAAACAAGATTCCTGACTAGACAGTTACACTCGCATGCCAGATTACAGACTGAATGTCCACAGTTGTTCACCCAAAACCTTCCTGTTCTCCACATTGCCTGCATGTTCTGCTATTGGATGATAGGGAACTCACCAGTACATAGTAGTAAGCATACAATGCTGCCAGATGATGAACAATAAAGAGCTTATCTCCAATTGCATCCCAGAAGTACAATATGAGCAACAGATCTGAAAATGAGatggggggggaagaggggaaagGCAAACaatgttctttaaaataatttgcttaTTATTCCAATCAAATTAGTTCATTTAAAGGGTCTGTTCACTTTCTAAAGTTTTGtgatgtaatttcattttagtgAATTTTTCCAATTGGCCCAGAGTCTTTATGTGCAATGAGTGATATTTTGTATATGTTTCTgaagacttgtttttttttgctttataatGGCAGGTAGAGGGCATATGAggatttgtggtctaaagcaataTTTACACTTAaggtaactccaaagcagcttgtacataCATCACCATTATGATTCCAGAGGTTGTACATGTAAACAGAAAGTGAACAATCACTTTAAAATACACGTCAGAGCGCATCCAACAAAGGTGATTGGACACACAATTGCTGGGCAAAGCAGCAAAGCTTAGACTTTGAACTTGATGCAGTCACTATAACAAAACAGAGAGCTGGACAAACCAGGACAAAAGTGCTCTAACCTGATATGAGGTAGCCTGTGGTTATGGCCACGTTGATTTTCACCAGGGTTGCATCGCCCCTGTtatcaaaaaaaatgtgaattttgaaaaaagctTAGGTTGTTAAGCTGGAGCCTAAATGTCACCAGACTTGAGCAACAGTAGCAACAGGAGAATAAATGTTAATGTCCTGTCCTGTTCATGTCATCCACTGCACAACACCAGGGTGCACACTTACCACACAGGGTCTAGGTTGATGGCATCATCGAAGACTAATATGTAGAAACAGAAGACACCCACTACAAGTGCATGAAGCGTGGACACCGTCCTAAAATAGAATGGCCCACATGCAGGCATGTCATGATTTGGAAACTGGCTTATGGAACATGCTGTTGGTTCAGTCACACAAGttaaaaatctgtaaaacattTCGTTAGAAGTAAAGTTTTAGCTTAAATTAGGTTAAAAGTTcactattaacatttatttgaactacatttttaaaatacaaagcaGACTGTGGTTAGATTGAATCTGGGAGGACAAGTCAAGGTATCCCCCCTATAAATCTAATGTAAAATTGTAAAGctatccattttaaaatcagcaactTATTTTGATTCAAAAAATAGGCAAGGTGAGTTAACTGTCGCtgtaattgatcaattaagtgtggagtaacaacaaaaaccagcagactctgtggcctTCCAGGAAAAGGGTGATTCCGGTAATCAAGGGGCAAGGCTGTTTGCCAGCGAATACCTGGAGTTCCATTCGATCTTCTGTTTTCGGCTGAGCTGCCGGAAACCTGAGCTGACATGAGATGAGGCCCAGGGGCTGACGGCATGGAACAGCCCCTGGAACGCCAGGAAACTCAGAACCATGAGAGTGAGGATCAGCTGGTTAAAGGGGTCCATGACCAAATGACGCCACTGACAAGGAAACACAGGGGACGTTGAAGGATTCAGGCACAAAGTAAAACATGTTGTACAATCTTCTTTGGCAAGTGAGGTTACAAATCCTTTAGAAGCCACCAAGGATGGTCCTGTATTAAAATATAACCCCTGGAAGAAGTGTGATTGGACACCACAATCATTCACAAGTCATTTATATTCTTCTGGGAAAAATAAGATTCATTTGAGCTTCTTTCAAAAATTATTGTCCGATGATAATTTGAAGAGAAACTGACTGTGCCATGGACTATAGGTATTTCATAAAGTGTGCTCTATAGAAGAGTACCTTGGTCCTTCTTTTCAAACTGATATTTGTCTATGAGAACATTATGCACTGAAAGCCTGAGTGAGTGGTTAACTCATTTGTTTACAAACTTGTTTACAAGAGTATGTTACCCCCGAGAAGAGCTGGCACACTGTCAAAAACCAAAGCACAGCAATAGAAATTCATTTCCATAAATGCCAACTAGGAATCATCAGAGTGTATTGAATGTTAGCACCTCACAGAGCATTGGTTATCCAATATgagtgtgacatcagcattagctTCCAGCAGGTGCACTGACTGTAAACAGTACATATGTATGGTTGCAGTCTAAGAATTTCACAAGCTGCAACAATTTAATTATAAGGAAAAAGCCTCTTGCTAAACACATTAAGAGCTTTGTGGAAACAGCTTGTCCATATCATTTACTATAAATTTAGAGGCAgttactttctttttcattatgcAGGAGGGTGTCaaactatttttatattacaacAGGCTGCATGTTCAGAGCCTACTTTATCTTGGGTAGTATCCTCATTTTAGCCATACAAATGTTTCCCATGTTTAAATTATGTGCTTGacgattttgtatttttcatgtcaTCGTGGATTGTTCCCATACCTTGTTCTTCGCAACACCCTTGAAGCACTGATTGACTGCTTCCCCTGATTTAGCTGCTGTCACGGCCAAAATTTGTTGCCGTCACCGCAGATTAACACTAAGCTCTACGGcagggaaacaaacaaaaaccaatcAGGAAGAAAACCATAACAGCTGCAACAACATGTGGTGAAAATGCTCCCTCAGCCATCGCCACACTGAAAAACCTTTTCAGAACCCAACATGAGGAACTTGTATGgttaagttgtgtaagtcgctctggataagagcgtctgctaaatgcctgtaatgtaatgtaatgtaacgtaatggtTAGAGGGCTTCTGCTTTATGAAGAGATAgtaaacagagagacagggagagggctGCTCAGGTTTCTACAGGTTAAGGTAGGGCATTCCATGTACAATGTTGACTGCATACTCTCAAACAAGGCCATAAACCTTGTCAAGAGCTCACAGTTACTTTCCTACTTCCACTCCTCCACTGTTTGTTGTAGGCTGCCAACACTGTAGGCCTCGATTTCTACAAAGCAAGAAAGTGAAGTAGACCTATTTAGATGCAGCAAATTGAATGGCTTTAAATCCTTTTCATCgacttaaaaatgaacaaataatttAAGGCAAAGCAAAATAATGCTTTGAAAATAATGCTCAACAAGGTATGTAcgtgcttttttaaattccatagTTCTCTATAGCGGTACCAATAGCGAGAAGTGggaattgcaggtgtgtttttggacctcacttcccatagatccaaccggatccaaccagtgtcgcctgtatgacgtcagtcagttggcacctgggccacgccaactatatttattatttactgaataaaaaatggttgttacacaagtaacgttatgtacatactcattcattgtctaacattaggctaacttcagctgtctttacactgccgagccgggttaaaatgctgtagcagacctggggtagaattagtgatgatcaatttccacaaacgttctttatccaccttttgctcggtatgaacatctttacactgcagagaagaattcgcgggattcgctgtggttcgtgcaattatgtatctcgtgcacaataaacagtctttttcatgaatgattgttgtgtgatatttttgaaacatctgccttgttgtttctggttttgctagctaaactgtttgagaataaagctgagctgggtgttaaattagcaatcagaacaagaataaaacaaaaacaaaggagatttcatcaaaaaagggcatcaaggctgaaggaacatatgaggaagcgtaataaaataacaatgctaatccatactgccatattcttttatttagttttctccggcttgacatctttacacagaaatcagacccgctctgctccacctataccccggctttattccgatcaatatattgatgaacttgatggcaatgtaaataacgatAACGTTAGGCCAGTTCAGaccaatgattcgcaacgagacaaaatggttttagaatgctgcagagaaaattgcagcggtgtgaactggttagttgcagagcatctgaagccgttgcctggggtctcaaaagacccaccttgtcaaatcgctaAGTGCaattttagaacgtttacaatcagacgtcttggaattttgcaggttgcatccagtcttgttgcgaatcattgatctgatctggcctttagttagctacatcgcaacgttgcaacaaggtagcattgcattcgatagacggtttgcgaggtcggtaccggtcggtagcgttagctagcgttttttctaattgttagctgacattagattgtgttaattacattagctagctagctaatgcaacgttacctgatacgagagatggatactgtgcgcaacgtcttctaaactaatgttgcctttattgacatggcccggtagctagcgttagctgtgcaaatagctatgtaatttagtaacattacattgtcatcaaatgtaatacgaaaacTACATAACTGcatacaaataatatgacctctcatgttatacaaaaacttattagggttccataacctcccccccccctttctctgtaacgctagcagacaccggaaaaaaaacagtacgccactcacacacaagtgagttcaagagcaagcctgttgcgttagctccgcctaccctctctggcggaccaaccactgatgggtgatggaaaatgcgtcactaactatgcgccgcttgtgattttttcccgggaatgtcgccacagacacccagttctttaatcataaattattataataataacaataatataaattaatataataataggctcaatcaccattgtgttacctaattcagcgatagatagtgacttaacagacatttattttaatgaaaatc
Coding sequences within it:
- the LOC118230018 gene encoding TLC domain-containing protein 4-B-like, whose product is MDPFNQLILTLMVLSFLAFQGLFHAVSPWASSHVSSGFRQLSRKQKIEWNSRTVSTLHALVVGVFCFYILVFDDAINLDPVWGDATLVKINVAITTGYLISDLLLILYFWDAIGDKLFIVHHLAALYAYYYVLGKGMLPYFANFRQLAEFSTPCVNQRWLFEVLGYPKSSKPNLANGVLMATTFFLVRIMVMPVYYGRMYSVLGMQAIYRVSLGGRIAWILSSFCLDVMNLMWMHKIARGCFKVLHSGQRPKLQTYVNRKVE